A portion of the Eubacterium maltosivorans genome contains these proteins:
- a CDS encoding ABC transporter ATP-binding protein, with product MKITIKNLSFGYRKTPILKGVNIEVAPGKLCVLLGANGAGKSTLIKCVNGILTPEKGEIYLDTTDLLGLPQKEKSRRIGYVPQSTEVEDSGLNVFEMVLSGRVPHMKGRMKDADYEIVRSVLEKMSLSGYSTKLLNQLSGGERQRVFIARALAQEPVVMLLDEPTSNLDLRYQLETMEIVRGLCQDKGMTIMAVIHDVNTAVTFADQVVLMKDGNIHAAGRPDEILNTESLEHIFDVRVEFAAYQDKQYVIPRRCTG from the coding sequence ATGAAAATCACAATCAAAAATTTAAGCTTTGGCTATCGAAAGACCCCTATTTTAAAAGGTGTTAACATCGAGGTGGCGCCGGGAAAGCTGTGCGTGCTGCTGGGGGCGAACGGAGCGGGCAAAAGCACACTGATCAAGTGCGTCAACGGGATATTAACGCCTGAAAAGGGCGAGATTTACCTGGATACTACCGATCTTCTCGGTCTGCCGCAAAAGGAAAAATCCAGGCGCATCGGCTATGTACCCCAGAGCACTGAGGTGGAGGACAGCGGCCTAAATGTTTTTGAGATGGTGCTGTCCGGGCGTGTGCCCCATATGAAGGGCAGGATGAAAGACGCCGATTATGAGATTGTCCGCTCGGTTCTTGAGAAGATGTCGCTCAGCGGCTACAGCACCAAGCTTTTAAACCAGCTGAGCGGCGGCGAACGGCAGCGGGTTTTTATCGCCCGCGCCCTGGCCCAGGAGCCGGTGGTCATGCTTCTGGACGAGCCCACCAGCAACCTGGACCTGCGCTACCAGCTGGAAACCATGGAGATTGTAAGAGGGCTCTGCCAGGATAAGGGCATGACGATTATGGCGGTGATCCACGACGTCAACACCGCGGTCACCTTTGCCGACCAGGTGGTGCTCATGAAGGATGGGAACATTCACGCCGCCGGGCGCCCCGACGAAATACTGAACACAGAAAGCCTGGAGCATATTTTCGACGTCCGCGTCGAATTCGCAGCCTATCAGGACAAACAGTATGTGATTCCCAGGCGGTGCACAGGTTAA
- a CDS encoding glucose-6-phosphate isomerase, with translation MSIRFDYSYAGLSQEEFDNKAAQISLADKMLKEKTGAGSDFLGWYDYPVAYDKEEYARIKAAAEKIKGSCDAFIVIGIGGSYLGSKAVITALTSTFFNEETDRKAPKIYFAGENISGKYMKDLIDLVKDQDICVNVISKSGTTTEPAIAFRFFKEMLEKKYGKDGAKDRIFATTDKERGALKFLADQEGYETFVIPDDVGGRYSVYSAVGLLPIAVAGIDIDAFMDGAKSGYEEYGVDSVADNVCYQYTLYRSCLYNRGKAIEILVDYEPSLRYFSEWWKQLYGESDGKDGKGLFPASVHFSTDLHSVGQIIQDGHKNIFETILAVDELDGDMTVKHEEADLDGLNYLENRTMQDVNEKAFLGTLLAHVDGDVPNGVIYLSRLDAFHIGKLVYFFEKACGLGGYLLGVNPFNQPGVEAYKKNMFALLHKPGYEELTEALEKRLPNK, from the coding sequence ATGAGTATTCGATTCGATTATTCCTATGCAGGACTGTCTCAGGAAGAATTTGACAACAAGGCGGCACAGATCAGCCTGGCGGACAAAATGCTGAAGGAAAAAACAGGCGCCGGCAGCGATTTCCTGGGCTGGTATGATTACCCGGTGGCTTATGATAAGGAAGAGTACGCCCGGATCAAGGCGGCTGCGGAAAAAATCAAGGGCTCCTGCGACGCGTTTATCGTCATCGGTATCGGCGGCTCTTACCTTGGCTCTAAGGCGGTAATCACCGCGCTTACCAGCACCTTCTTCAATGAAGAAACCGACCGAAAAGCGCCTAAAATTTATTTTGCCGGCGAAAATATCAGCGGCAAATATATGAAAGACCTCATCGACCTGGTCAAGGATCAGGACATCTGCGTCAATGTGATCTCCAAATCCGGCACGACCACCGAGCCGGCCATCGCCTTCCGCTTTTTCAAGGAAATGCTGGAAAAGAAATACGGAAAGGACGGTGCCAAGGACCGTATTTTTGCCACTACCGACAAGGAGCGGGGCGCCCTGAAGTTCTTAGCTGATCAGGAAGGCTATGAAACCTTTGTGATCCCGGACGATGTGGGCGGCCGTTACTCGGTTTACAGCGCTGTGGGCCTTTTGCCCATCGCCGTCGCAGGGATTGATATCGACGCTTTCATGGACGGGGCCAAATCCGGCTATGAGGAATACGGCGTAGACTCTGTTGCCGACAACGTCTGCTACCAGTATACCCTTTACAGAAGCTGCCTTTACAACCGCGGCAAGGCCATCGAGATTCTGGTGGATTACGAGCCCTCTCTGCGCTACTTCTCCGAGTGGTGGAAACAGCTTTACGGCGAGAGCGACGGCAAGGACGGCAAGGGCCTGTTCCCGGCGTCGGTCCATTTCTCAACCGACCTGCACTCTGTGGGACAGATTATCCAGGACGGCCACAAGAATATTTTTGAAACCATTCTGGCAGTGGACGAGCTGGACGGCGATATGACGGTTAAGCATGAGGAGGCAGACCTGGACGGCCTGAACTACCTCGAAAACCGCACCATGCAGGATGTCAACGAAAAGGCGTTTTTAGGAACGCTGCTGGCGCATGTGGACGGCGATGTGCCAAACGGCGTCATCTACCTGTCCAGGCTGGACGCTTTCCACATTGGCAAGCTGGTTTACTTCTTTGAAAAGGCCTGCGGCCTCGGCGGCTACCTCCTGGGCGTTAATCCCTTTAACCAGCCAGGGGTCGAAGCCTATAAGAAAAACATGTTTGCCCTGCTCCACAAGCCAGGCTATGAAGAGCTGACCGAAGCACTGGAAAAACGCCTTCCCAACAAATAA
- a CDS encoding sodium-dependent transporter, with protein sequence MEKNENQSPESRHTHQNGGFTNSLGFVLACVGSAVGLGNIWMFPYRVGQYGGGAFLVPYILFIIIFGLVGLSAEFAIGRRAKTGTLGAYEYCFNKIGKGKLGYILGWIPLLGSLGIAIGYAIIVGWIIRALAGSVTGAILNTDAAAYFGQATGNFGSVPWHVLVIVIAAGILMFGATKGIEKINKVLMPSFFILFAILAIRVAFLPGAVEGYKFLFMPEWSDLLKVDTWVMAMGQAFFSLSITGSGMIVYGTYLNKSEDIPKASMRTAMFDTLAAMLAALAIMPAVFAFGIEPNAGPPLIFITLPNIFKQMPFGQLFAAVFFLSVAFAGITSLINMFEAVSESLQTRFKLPRKAAVTLCAGVALLVGIFLEAEPNVGSWMDFITIIVVPFGAVLGAVSIYYILGYKDIQKELELGREKPLGAYFGPLAKYVYVPLAVVVFILGLVYGGIG encoded by the coding sequence ATGGAAAAAAACGAAAATCAGAGTCCTGAGAGCAGGCATACCCATCAGAACGGCGGTTTTACCAACAGCCTGGGGTTTGTGCTGGCCTGCGTCGGCTCCGCAGTGGGGCTCGGCAATATCTGGATGTTTCCCTACCGGGTAGGGCAATACGGGGGCGGCGCATTTTTAGTGCCTTATATTTTGTTTATTATTATTTTCGGCCTGGTGGGCCTCTCCGCAGAGTTCGCCATCGGCCGGCGCGCCAAAACCGGAACCCTGGGAGCCTATGAGTACTGCTTTAATAAAATCGGGAAAGGAAAGCTGGGGTATATTCTGGGCTGGATTCCGCTGCTGGGCTCTCTTGGGATTGCCATTGGTTACGCCATTATCGTGGGTTGGATCATCCGCGCTCTGGCCGGATCCGTCACTGGCGCGATCCTGAATACGGACGCGGCGGCTTATTTTGGTCAGGCAACAGGCAATTTCGGCAGTGTGCCCTGGCATGTGCTGGTCATTGTCATTGCGGCGGGCATTCTTATGTTCGGCGCTACAAAGGGGATCGAGAAGATCAACAAGGTTTTGATGCCGTCCTTTTTCATTCTCTTTGCCATTCTGGCCATCCGCGTGGCCTTTCTGCCCGGTGCGGTCGAGGGCTACAAATTTCTGTTTATGCCGGAGTGGAGCGACCTGCTGAAGGTGGACACCTGGGTCATGGCCATGGGCCAGGCGTTTTTCTCGCTGTCCATTACAGGCTCGGGCATGATCGTCTACGGTACCTACCTGAACAAATCCGAGGATATCCCCAAAGCCTCCATGCGCACGGCTATGTTCGATACTCTGGCGGCCATGCTGGCAGCCCTGGCCATTATGCCGGCTGTTTTTGCCTTTGGCATTGAGCCCAACGCGGGCCCGCCGCTGATCTTTATCACGCTGCCCAACATCTTTAAGCAGATGCCTTTCGGCCAGCTCTTTGCAGCGGTGTTCTTCCTGTCGGTGGCTTTTGCAGGCATTACCAGCCTCATCAATATGTTTGAAGCTGTGAGCGAATCGCTCCAGACCCGTTTTAAGCTGCCGCGCAAGGCCGCAGTTACCCTGTGCGCGGGGGTGGCGCTGCTCGTGGGTATTTTCCTTGAGGCAGAGCCGAATGTCGGCTCCTGGATGGATTTCATCACCATCATTGTCGTGCCTTTCGGCGCAGTGCTGGGCGCGGTGTCCATCTACTATATCTTGGGCTACAAGGACATTCAGAAAGAACTGGAGCTGGGGAGAGAAAAGCCCCTGGGCGCTTATTTCGGCCCCCTTGCCAAATATGTTTACGTGCCGCTGGCTGTGGTGGTATTTATCCTCGGTCTGGTCTACGGCGGTATTGGCTGA
- the putP gene encoding sodium/proline symporter PutP, producing the protein MSTILNPEFIIFVIYLIMLVGIGLYFYKKTSSIEGFLLGDRGLGSWVTAFSAQASDMSGWLLMGLPGAIYLGGMPEVWIGIGLCVGTILNWKFVAARLRTYTEKTDSLTLSTFFERRFKDPTGAIRVISALIILIFFTIYSSSGMVASGKLFQMMFGIDYTTAVLIGALVIVAYTFLGGFLAVCWTDLIQGILMIIAIVVVPILAMSHLGGMQPTLDAMAAQGLSMNLLGGGISVMAIISAASWGLGYFGQPHILVRFMGIKSIKELPKSMTIAIIWVIIALTGAIFVALLSIPLFPGLTDGAQETVFMLMIRKFFPPWIGGIFLAAIMAAIMSTIDSQLLVSSSALTEDLARIFFKKELTEKQSVNLGRLSVIIIAVIALFMALVPNSTVMGLVSYAWGGFGAAFGPLVLFGLYSRKTSWKAALSGMIVGTLTVIIWKQTGLSNTLYEIVPGFFLNVMTILIVNAFSKHDETAEAEFDEVLEEMKAIRAE; encoded by the coding sequence ATGAGTACGATATTAAATCCTGAATTTATTATTTTTGTGATCTATCTCATCATGCTGGTTGGCATAGGACTCTATTTCTACAAAAAGACCTCGAGTATTGAGGGGTTCCTTTTGGGAGACCGCGGTCTGGGCAGCTGGGTTACAGCCTTTTCTGCGCAGGCCAGCGACATGAGCGGCTGGCTGCTGATGGGATTGCCAGGCGCCATTTACCTGGGCGGTATGCCAGAGGTGTGGATCGGCATCGGCCTGTGTGTGGGAACCATTTTAAACTGGAAATTTGTGGCCGCGCGCCTGCGCACCTACACAGAAAAAACCGATTCCCTGACCCTGTCCACCTTTTTTGAAAGACGGTTTAAAGACCCAACCGGAGCGATTCGTGTGATTTCTGCACTGATCATTTTAATCTTTTTTACCATTTATTCATCCTCCGGTATGGTGGCCTCCGGCAAGCTGTTTCAGATGATGTTCGGCATTGACTACACCACCGCGGTGCTCATCGGCGCCCTGGTCATTGTGGCTTACACCTTCCTCGGCGGGTTTTTGGCCGTATGCTGGACCGACCTGATCCAGGGGATTCTGATGATTATCGCCATTGTAGTGGTGCCCATTCTGGCCATGAGCCACCTGGGCGGCATGCAGCCTACCCTGGACGCCATGGCGGCCCAGGGACTGAGCATGAACCTGCTGGGCGGGGGCATCTCGGTCATGGCCATTATCTCAGCGGCCTCCTGGGGCCTTGGCTATTTTGGGCAGCCCCATATCCTGGTCCGCTTTATGGGGATCAAGAGCATCAAGGAGCTGCCAAAATCCATGACCATTGCCATTATCTGGGTCATCATTGCCCTGACCGGCGCGATTTTTGTGGCGCTGTTGTCCATTCCGCTGTTTCCGGGCCTCACAGACGGCGCCCAGGAAACGGTGTTTATGCTCATGATCCGCAAGTTCTTCCCGCCGTGGATCGGGGGGATTTTCCTGGCGGCGATCATGGCGGCGATTATGTCCACCATCGATTCGCAGCTGCTGGTTTCCTCCTCAGCCCTCACCGAGGATCTGGCCCGCATTTTCTTTAAAAAGGAGCTGACGGAAAAACAGAGCGTGAATCTTGGCCGCTTGTCGGTTATCATCATCGCAGTCATTGCCCTGTTTATGGCGCTGGTGCCAAACTCCACGGTTATGGGGCTGGTCTCCTACGCCTGGGGCGGTTTTGGCGCGGCCTTTGGCCCGCTGGTGCTCTTTGGCCTGTACTCCAGAAAAACAAGCTGGAAAGCGGCCCTGTCGGGTATGATTGTCGGAACCCTCACCGTTATTATCTGGAAGCAGACCGGCCTCAGCAATACCCTGTACGAGATCGTGCCAGGATTTTTCTTAAATGTGATGACCATCCTCATCGTCAATGCTTTCTCTAAGCATGATGAAACAGCAGAAGCAGAATTCGACGAGGTGCTGGAGGAAATGAAAGCCATCAGGGCAGAATAA
- a CDS encoding MarR family winged helix-turn-helix transcriptional regulator: MDEKDMKLYEKLSRLQWLMQRSHLRNHVKNGPVGDPTRGQGRVLAMLKIQPEISSKDLAYLLGIRQQSLNELLNKLEKKGYVTRVPSETDRRVMLVRLTEQGKQAQDENSGADDAGLFDCLSPEERDQFNAYLDRMIAAFEQKCGDGMDDGAREWMRGACERMGKDQFERLMSMRMGGRSFGNHFGQGGPGFGPFGGFGRPGDPEDE, translated from the coding sequence ATGGACGAAAAAGATATGAAATTATATGAGAAGCTGTCAAGACTCCAGTGGCTTATGCAGCGCAGCCACCTGAGAAATCATGTCAAAAACGGCCCGGTAGGCGATCCGACACGGGGACAGGGCAGAGTGCTGGCCATGCTTAAGATACAGCCTGAGATCAGCAGTAAGGATCTGGCCTATCTGCTGGGCATACGGCAGCAGTCCCTCAACGAGCTTTTAAACAAGCTGGAAAAGAAGGGCTACGTGACCCGCGTGCCCTCAGAGACAGACCGCAGGGTCATGCTTGTCCGCCTGACCGAGCAGGGAAAGCAGGCCCAGGATGAAAACAGCGGAGCAGACGACGCAGGACTTTTTGACTGCCTGTCGCCTGAGGAGCGGGACCAGTTTAACGCATACCTGGACCGGATGATCGCAGCCTTTGAGCAAAAGTGCGGAGACGGCATGGACGACGGCGCCAGAGAATGGATGCGCGGGGCCTGTGAACGCATGGGAAAGGACCAGTTTGAGCGGCTCATGAGCATGCGGATGGGCGGCCGCTCCTTTGGAAATCATTTTGGGCAGGGCGGTCCGGGCTTTGGGCCCTTTGGCGGCTTTGGCAGACCCGGTGATCCGGAGGACGAGTGA
- a CDS encoding VOC family protein: MITGYYCTNIFSEQAKELIAFYTQMLEIPFIKTDDDNSNGVYLGFMENAPTLCIWDCKKCGVEPTGRQSFVFQTETLDLTIKSLKKKGLSLSDAVRYDWGTYEVRLSDIDGNEIVIAEFV, translated from the coding sequence ATGATAACAGGATACTACTGCACAAATATTTTTTCTGAGCAGGCAAAAGAACTGATTGCGTTTTATACACAAATGCTGGAAATACCCTTTATTAAAACCGATGATGACAATTCAAACGGGGTTTATCTCGGTTTTATGGAAAATGCGCCCACTCTTTGTATATGGGACTGCAAAAAATGCGGCGTAGAGCCGACCGGGCGTCAATCCTTTGTATTTCAAACAGAAACCCTTGATTTAACAATAAAAAGCTTGAAGAAAAAAGGGCTTTCACTGTCTGATGCCGTCCGATATGATTGGGGAACCTATGAGGTTCGCTTAAGTGATATTGACGGAAACGAGATCGTGATCGCTGAGTTTGTGTGA
- a CDS encoding DeoR/GlpR family DNA-binding transcription regulator, which yields MFPIERREKIIENLEQNGSITVEALAQKLEVTPTTIRRDLKYLEDNDRITRTFGGAVVKEGLVEEIAVAKKASAYQAEKKRIAREAEKLVEDGQTIVLDAGTTNMELALLLARGTKQISVVTDDILIAARLLEAPLVDVHCTGGHVQKDVGVCLGGHAEAFFEGINADIAFLGASAVDVEKGVSSPSMEKAALKQQILECAREKVLLSDSSKFGRVSFAKICGIDRFDRIITDAGLDPETEARLLETEIEWIKA from the coding sequence ATGTTTCCAATAGAGAGAAGAGAAAAAATAATCGAAAACCTTGAACAAAACGGCAGCATCACCGTTGAGGCGCTGGCCCAGAAGCTCGAAGTCACACCCACAACCATCCGAAGGGATCTGAAATACCTGGAGGATAACGACCGCATTACCCGCACCTTTGGCGGGGCGGTGGTAAAAGAGGGGCTGGTGGAGGAAATCGCTGTCGCCAAAAAGGCCAGCGCCTACCAGGCTGAGAAAAAGCGTATCGCCAGGGAAGCCGAAAAGCTGGTGGAGGACGGACAGACCATTGTGCTGGACGCCGGCACCACCAATATGGAGCTGGCCCTGCTGCTGGCCCGCGGCACGAAGCAGATCAGCGTGGTGACTGATGATATCCTCATTGCCGCCAGACTGCTGGAAGCGCCCCTTGTGGATGTCCACTGTACCGGCGGCCATGTCCAGAAGGATGTGGGTGTCTGTCTCGGCGGGCACGCCGAAGCCTTTTTTGAGGGTATTAACGCAGACATCGCCTTTCTGGGCGCCAGCGCTGTGGATGTGGAAAAGGGCGTGAGCTCGCCGTCCATGGAAAAGGCGGCGCTGAAGCAGCAGATTCTGGAATGTGCCAGAGAAAAGGTGCTGCTGTCCGACAGCTCAAAGTTTGGCCGGGTCAGCTTTGCCAAAATCTGCGGGATTGACCGCTTTGACCGGATCATAACCGACGCGGGGCTGGACCCCGAGACAGAAGCGCGGCTCTTAGAGACAGAGATCGAATGGATTAAAGCATAA
- a CDS encoding four-carbon acid sugar kinase family protein, with amino-acid sequence MTRAVIIADDLTGANVTGALLRKNGYRFATFRHGAAVGPGVLSDYDAVAVSTDSRGIEPEAAYSKVKSTAQAFLLPAGCFYQKRIDSTLRGNIGAETDGLLDALGGEAVALVCAAYPDVKKLVAGGYLLIEGNLLERTGVGKDPKCPVTLSSVRAILEQQTRYPVGTVGMDVVSRGAGAIQGEAEALIRQGTRIISFDAVAGEDITAIAQAGTSLGRPFITVDPGPLTLACLNAGKKQRTRKRVLMVIGSVVPIVRQQAEAFEAFFKTGLVQADVLALLDENRSAAEKQRIFSALDACAQHSDFVGVMTAKRKEDVLDLRETAERFGCNVETLSERIGAAIAELAATYLEAHSREIQALYTSGGDITLGVCEALESVGICVLDEIEPFTMYGELIGGPYSGLPIVTKGGLAGRVDTLRNAMSYLQIKLAEKE; translated from the coding sequence ATGACAAGGGCAGTAATCATCGCCGACGATTTGACTGGGGCCAATGTGACCGGGGCTTTGCTCAGGAAAAACGGCTACCGATTCGCGACCTTTCGGCACGGCGCGGCTGTCGGGCCCGGGGTATTATCAGACTATGACGCTGTGGCGGTCAGCACAGACAGCCGGGGCATCGAGCCGGAGGCAGCCTACAGCAAGGTAAAAAGCACAGCGCAGGCCTTTTTGCTGCCCGCGGGCTGCTTTTATCAAAAGCGGATCGACAGCACTTTGAGGGGCAACATCGGTGCCGAAACCGACGGGCTGCTGGACGCCCTCGGCGGCGAAGCTGTCGCCCTTGTCTGCGCGGCTTATCCGGATGTCAAGAAGTTGGTGGCCGGGGGCTACCTTTTAATTGAGGGAAACCTGCTGGAGCGCACCGGGGTCGGCAAGGACCCCAAGTGTCCGGTAACCCTGTCATCGGTCCGGGCGATTCTGGAACAACAAACCCGCTACCCGGTCGGCACTGTTGGTATGGATGTCGTGTCCAGGGGAGCAGGAGCTATCCAGGGAGAAGCGGAAGCGCTTATCCGGCAGGGCACGCGGATCATCAGCTTTGATGCGGTGGCGGGAGAGGACATCACTGCCATTGCCCAGGCGGGCACATCCCTTGGCCGTCCCTTTATCACGGTGGACCCCGGGCCGCTGACATTGGCCTGCCTGAACGCGGGAAAAAAACAGCGCACCCGCAAACGCGTGCTCATGGTCATCGGCAGCGTGGTGCCCATTGTCAGGCAGCAGGCCGAAGCCTTTGAGGCCTTTTTCAAAACCGGGCTGGTGCAGGCCGATGTGCTGGCCCTGCTGGATGAAAACCGCAGCGCCGCCGAAAAACAGCGGATCTTCAGCGCTCTGGACGCGTGCGCGCAGCACAGCGATTTTGTGGGCGTAATGACCGCCAAAAGAAAAGAAGACGTGCTGGACTTAAGGGAAACTGCCGAGCGCTTCGGCTGTAATGTCGAGACCCTGTCCGAACGCATCGGGGCAGCCATCGCCGAGCTGGCCGCCACGTATCTCGAGGCCCACAGCCGCGAGATACAGGCCCTTTATACCAGCGGCGGGGACATTACCCTGGGCGTGTGCGAAGCCCTGGAAAGCGTGGGTATCTGCGTGCTGGATGAGATCGAGCCCTTTACCATGTACGGAGAGCTGATCGGCGGCCCTTACAGCGGCCTGCCCATTGTGACAAAAGGCGGACTGGCCGGAAGGGTGGATACCCTGCGAAACGCCATGTCCTATTTACAGATAAAACTAGCCGAAAAGGAGTAA
- the pdxA gene encoding 4-hydroxythreonine-4-phosphate dehydrogenase PdxA, translated as MKPIIAIPMGDVAGIGPEITVRALADKMIQEIARCVVVGDKDVLEDAIRVSGVDLRINCIEEPEDGDYTPGVLNLIDLDNIDMNTLKIGEIQAMTGQAAYEYIKKATELCLEHKADVLSTTAINKESLKLAGVPYIGHTEIVGALTGTKNPLTMFQVRNLRVFFLTRHVSLRKACDLVTKDSLLTFIDDCVKALQVLGVESPKIAVAGLNPHSGEHGLFGTEEVDHVIPAVREAKARGIDIEGPIGADSVFYQALNGRYDAVLSLYHDQGHIATKMVDFERTISITNGMPILRTSVDHGTALDIAGKGIASPVSMIEAIRLAVEYAPNFKRESQSLQAV; from the coding sequence ATGAAACCAATCATTGCAATACCTATGGGAGACGTGGCGGGCATCGGACCGGAGATTACCGTCCGTGCTCTGGCCGATAAGATGATACAGGAGATTGCCCGCTGCGTGGTCGTGGGCGATAAGGACGTGCTGGAGGACGCCATCCGCGTAAGCGGTGTGGACTTAAGGATTAACTGTATCGAGGAGCCAGAGGACGGCGACTATACGCCTGGTGTCCTAAATCTCATCGACCTTGACAACATCGATATGAACACCCTTAAAATCGGAGAAATCCAGGCCATGACCGGACAGGCGGCCTATGAGTATATCAAAAAAGCCACAGAGCTGTGCCTTGAGCATAAGGCGGACGTGCTGTCCACCACAGCCATCAACAAGGAGTCCCTGAAGCTGGCAGGGGTGCCCTATATCGGACACACCGAGATCGTGGGCGCGCTGACAGGGACAAAGAACCCGCTGACCATGTTCCAGGTCCGGAACCTGCGGGTGTTTTTCCTCACGCGCCACGTCTCGCTGAGAAAGGCCTGTGATTTGGTGACAAAGGACAGCCTGCTCACCTTTATTGACGACTGCGTAAAGGCGCTGCAGGTGCTGGGCGTCGAGAGCCCGAAAATCGCCGTGGCGGGCTTAAATCCCCACAGCGGTGAGCACGGCCTGTTCGGAACCGAGGAGGTAGACCATGTGATCCCCGCGGTTCGGGAGGCAAAGGCCAGGGGCATTGACATCGAGGGCCCCATCGGCGCCGATTCCGTCTTTTACCAGGCTTTAAACGGCCGCTACGACGCGGTGCTCTCCCTGTATCACGATCAGGGGCACATCGCCACAAAGATGGTGGATTTTGAGCGCACCATCTCCATCACCAACGGGATGCCGATCCTCAGAACCTCGGTGGACCACGGCACAGCCCTGGACATCGCGGGCAAGGGCATTGCCAGCCCGGTCAGCATGATTGAGGCCATCCGCCTGGCCGTCGAGTACGCGCCCAATTTTAAGCGCGAATCCCAGAGTTTGCAGGCAGTGTAA
- a CDS encoding cyclase family protein — protein MMQKFEKVFDMSQPVFHNCPGWPTYELTEVTYEAINPKDGFTAEVFKMNAHTATHLDAPFHFFPEGKKIDEMPIEGFQGEALIIDLRGIAPDTGITSEHLKPYADKIKEGDIVLMNTGWCKKRAMTREYYYQWPYLTGEGAEWLHEKGVKGVGIDGLSIGGWGPDKGPQPHVVLLSKEVWLLEEIDFPDEVMDYERVYFCCFPLKLQGFGGAPARAIAMV, from the coding sequence ATGATGCAGAAGTTTGAAAAAGTGTTTGACATGTCACAGCCGGTATTTCACAATTGTCCGGGATGGCCCACCTATGAGCTCACAGAGGTGACCTATGAGGCCATTAACCCCAAGGACGGCTTTACGGCGGAAGTCTTTAAGATGAACGCCCACACCGCCACCCATCTGGACGCGCCCTTCCATTTTTTCCCGGAAGGCAAAAAGATTGATGAAATGCCCATTGAAGGCTTCCAGGGCGAAGCACTGATCATTGACCTTCGGGGCATTGCGCCGGATACAGGCATTACCAGCGAGCACCTGAAACCCTACGCGGACAAAATCAAGGAGGGGGACATTGTCCTCATGAACACAGGCTGGTGCAAGAAGAGAGCCATGACAAGGGAATACTATTACCAATGGCCTTACCTCACTGGCGAAGGCGCGGAATGGCTGCATGAAAAAGGTGTGAAGGGTGTTGGCATCGACGGTCTGAGCATTGGCGGATGGGGACCGGATAAGGGGCCGCAGCCCCATGTGGTTCTGCTCTCAAAGGAAGTATGGCTCTTGGAAGAAATCGACTTCCCGGATGAAGTGATGGATTACGAACGGGTTTACTTCTGCTGCTTCCCGCTCAAGCTTCAGGGCTTTGGCGGCGCACCGGCAAGAGCCATTGCCATGGTGTAA